A window from Balaenoptera musculus isolate JJ_BM4_2016_0621 chromosome 8, mBalMus1.pri.v3, whole genome shotgun sequence encodes these proteins:
- the CATSPER1 gene encoding LOW QUALITY PROTEIN: cation channel sperm-associated protein 1 (The sequence of the model RefSeq protein was modified relative to this genomic sequence to represent the inferred CDS: inserted 1 base in 1 codon), with product MAEKAQTYQPHTTGQAMVESTAITKGCPVPMAHHHGGAHHSSSLFPDTSRGTFISHHSYGEDHFDDEHHHGRSPTTVGASTNIESPTTMGGPTNTGSPTTMGGPTNIESPTTMGGPTNIGSPTTMVGFTTTVRFPTIVGFITKVSLTTTETSPTLVALPSTGRPITMAGTISMKPITTEGLPPRVLPAMTGTCTAPCRAPPRRAPARRTPRDYLLRDHRYGEHRCGSSQLFGPYSSHSVASSLPRPCLFSSSSPQPSKPDRQSSAFXLARSLNTVHSHPAQTSSKVHPQGSSSKTSESWPKEDEQIQKRKTGRAPRTHKKLHTVDLFYSLWEKLSHLIWGLSRMLRKLTDSLAFEGFIVFIVCLNTIMLVAQTFAEVEVRGEWYFMALDSIFLCIYVVEAVLKIIALGLKYFLDPWNNLDFFIMVMAVLDFMLMQVNSSSTRMVYNQSIFRIFKVFKSLRALRAIRVLRRLSFLTSLQEVTGTLARSLPSITAILILMFTCLFLFSVVLRALFRYSDPKRFQNIFTTIFTLFTLLTLDDWSLIYLDSRAQGAWYIIPILMIYIIIQYFIFLNLVIAVLVDNFQMALLKGLEKVKQEASQIHEKLLDDSLIELIEAEPKEVISGHTIQKQLIEKKFGGMTEKQRELLFHFLQLVSGVEHFQQKFRSQAAVIDEIVDTAFEAGEEDFRK from the exons ATGGCTGAAAAGGCTCAAA CTTACCAACCACACACCACAGGCCAGGCCATGGTGGAGTCCACCGCCATCACCAAAGGGTGTCCCGTCCCCATG GCCCACCATCATGGTGGAGCCCACCACTCCTCATCCCTCTTCCCGGATACTTCCCGTGGCACTTTCATCTCCCACCATTCCTATGGTGAGGACCACTTTGATGATGAGCACCACCACGGTA GGAGTCCTACCACCGTGGGGGCCTCAACCAACATAGAGAGTCCTACCACCATGGGGGGCCCCACCAACACAGGGAGTCCTACCACCATGGGGGGCCCCACCAACATAGAGAGTCCTACCACCATGGGGGGCCCCACCAACATAGGGAGTCCCACCACCATGGTGGGTTTCACCACCACAGTGAGGTTTCCCACCATAGTGGGCTTTATCACCAAGGTGAGCCTTACTACCACAGAGACTTCTCCCACTCTGGTAGCCCTGCCCAGCACAGGGAGGCCCATCACCATGGCGGGCACCATCAGCATGAAGCCCATCACCACAGAAGGCCTGCCTCCACGGGTCCTACCCGCCATGACGGGCACCTGCACGGCCCCGTGCCGAGCACCACCACGGAGAGCACCAGCACGGCGCACACCTCGTGATTACCTCCTCCGAGATCACCGCTATGGGGAGCACCGTTGTGGTAGCTCCCAACTCTTTGGCCCATACTCGTCCCACAGCGTGGCCTCAAGCCTCCCTCGCCCCTGCCTATTCTCGTCAAGTAGCCCCCAACCTAGCAAGCCAGACAGACAGAGCTCGGCCT AGCTGGCTCGTTCCCTGAACACAGTGCACTCACACCCTGCCCAGACCTCCAGCAAAGTCCATCCTCAGGGCTCCTCCTCTAAAACCTCGGAAAGCTGGCCCAAAGAAGACGAGCAGATTCAGAAGCGCAAAA CTGGCCGAGCCCCACGAACCCACAAGAAGCTGCACACTGTGGACCTCTTCTATTCGTTGTGGGAAAAATTAAGCCACCTCATTTGGGGCCTTTCGAGAATGCTCAGGAAACTGACTGACTCCCTGGCCTTTGAAGGCTTCATCGTCTTCATCGTCTGCCTCAACACCATCATGCTCGTGGCCCAGACCTTCGCTGAAGTCGAGGTCCGGGGTG AGTGGTACTTCATGGCCTTGGACTCCATCTTCCTCTGCATCTACGTGGTGGAAGCTGTACTCAAAATCATTGCTCTGGGCCTCAAGTATTTTTTGGACCCCTGGAACAACCTGG ATTTCTTCATCATGGTCATGGCTGTGCTGGACTTCATGCTCATGCAGGTCAACTCTTCCTCCACGCGCATGGTCTACAACCAAAGCATCTTCCGCATCTTCAAGGTCTTCAAGAGCCTGCGAGCCTTGCGAGCTATCCGGGTCCTGCGGAGGCTCAG CTTCCTGACCAGTCTCCAGGAAGTGACCGGGACCCTGGCCCGGTCCTTGCCGTCCATCACTGCCATCCTCATCCTCATGTTCACCTGTCTCT TCCTGTTCTCTGTGGTGCTCCGGGCACTGTTCCGCTACTCTGACCCCAAGCGCTTCCAGAACATCTTCACCACCATCTTCACCCTCTTCACCTTGCTCACCCTGGACGACTGGTCCCTCATCTACCTAGACAGCCGAGCCCAGG GTGCCTGGTACATCATCCCCATTCTCATGATATATATCATCATCCAGTACTTCATCTTCCTCAA CCTGGTGATTGCCGTCCTGGTGGATAACTTCCAGATGGCCCTGCTCAAAGGCCTGGAGAAAGTGAAGCAGGAG GCCTCCCAGATCCATGAGAAGCTACTGGATGACTCACTGATAGAGCTCATCGAAGCAG AGCCTAAAGAGGTGATAAGTGGACACACCATACAGAAGCAGCTCATTGAGAAAAAATTCGGAGGCATGACTGAGAA GCAGCGGGAGCTCCTGTTCCACTTCCTGCAGTTGGTGTCCGGGGTGGAGCATTTCCAGCAGAAATTCCGCTCCCAGGCAGCTGTCATAGATGAGATTGTGGACACCGCATTTGAG